The proteins below come from a single Malus domestica chromosome 03, GDT2T_hap1 genomic window:
- the LOC103418557 gene encoding uncharacterized protein At5g39865, with amino-acid sequence MWWPWSKSTVQIHGTSSPSSPFSFSSFKDIQTLCADETDDHSQQPTTGAATKKASAIFHRVRVANSLLRAWSAAQPFTSSHLKPQPDDEISTKQSEPSISSIPGAEKRIVVYFTSLRVVRSTFEDCKTVRSILRGFRVSLDERDLAMDHRFLTELQQILGQQTKLTLPRVFIGGRYVGGADEVRNLHEAGELKKLVEGLPAQEPGVCDTCGGYRFILCDECSGSHKLYSEKNGFKSCTACNENGLIRCSSCSCAPL; translated from the coding sequence ATGTGGTGGCCGTGGAGCAAATCAACTGTTCAGATTCACGGCACGTCATCCCCATCCTcccccttctccttctcctccttcaaAGACATACAAACCCTCTGCGCCGACGAAACCGACGACCACTCCCAGCAACCGACAACCGGCGCCGCCACCAAAAAAGCCTCCGCTATTTTCCATCGCGTCCGAGTCGCCAACTCGCTCCTCCGCGCCTGGTCAGCCGCCCAGCCCTTCACATCCTCACACCTCAAACCCCAACCCGACGATGAAATCTCCACAAAACAATCTGAGCCGTCGATCAGCTCCATCCCGGGCGCGGAGAAACGCATTGTCGTTTACTTCACAAGCCTACGTGTCGTTCGGTCGACGTTCGAGGACTGCAAGACCGTCCGATCGATTCTCCGAGGGTTTCGCGTATCATTGGACGAACGAGATCTGGCGATGGACCACCGGTTCTTAACCGAGCTGCAGCAGATTCTGGGTCAACAAACTAAGTTGACCTTGCCGAGGGTTTTCATTGGCGGCAGGTACGTAGGTGGCGCCGACGAGGTGAGAAATTTGCACGAGGCGGGCGAGCTCAAGAAGCTCGTGGAAGGATTGCCCGCACAAGAGCCGGGCGTATGCGACACGTGCGGGGGGTACAGATTTATTCTGTGCGACGAGTGTAGCGGCAGCCACAAGTTGTACTCTGAGAAGAACGGCTTCAAGAGTTGTACGGCGTGCAATGAGAACGGTCTCATCAGGTGCTCTTCTTGTTCGTGTGCGCCGCTCTAA
- the LOC103418547 gene encoding probable inactive receptor-like protein kinase At3g56050, with product MDQRWRVSGVSQHRRIAVLAVVFLLLFHQNLSPCWSLNIEGLALLRFRDRVVTDPFGALSKWNNNGGEDDHCSWFGVECSDGKVVILNLRDLCLGGTLAPDLGKLAYIKSIILRNNSFTGNIPKEIAELMELEVLDLGYNNFTGPFPSDFSNNPSLTTLLLDNNRFLGSISSELHQLKMLLECRVDQDQLTDAAFCISRSISWSTAKPEDAAHRRLQQVADDKAPSRFRRAKENERGSLPTSASSSSSPPLHQPSLPPSQPFSVSLPPSTFSSSLSLDSPLPSPSSSPSASPSSSFPAPSPSPLVAPTPASPVPRNPPTTIFPPPESSPEPIHSPSLSPSQVAQSNSNSRHRVVIICAGVVGGCLLIFLAVVGIIVARSSKVVTVKPWATGLSGQLQKAFVTGVPKLNRSELEAACEDFSNVIGSLSDGNVYKGTLSSGVEIAVTSIIMESAANWTKSLEAQFRKKIETLSKVNHKNFVNLIGFCEEDKPFTRIMVFEYAPNGTLFEHLHIKEAEHLDWGMRLRIAMGMAYCLEYMHQLKPPIVQKNLQSSSVYLTEDYAAKISDFTFLNEVTTAKMGSVDKKLCDSMSTDPESNVYSFGVILFEMITGRIPYSVENGSLEDWASHYLKGDKSLREIVDPSLNSFQEEELSELFRVIKDCVHPDPKQRPTMTEITGRLKVITAMGPDGATPKLSPLWWAELEIMSTEGN from the exons ATGGATCAAAGGTGGAGAGTTTCTGGCGTTTCGCAGCACCGCCGGATTGCGGTGTTAGCGGTGGTGTTTCTTTTACTGTTTCATCAGAATCTGAGCCCGTGCTGGTCCCTTAACATTGAAG GTTTGGCGTTGTTGAGGTTCAGGGACAGGGTGGTGACAGACCCTTTTGGGGCTTTATCGAAATGGAACAACAACGGTGGAGAAGATGATCATTGTTCCTGGTTCGGGGTGGAGTGCTCGGATGGAAAAGTTGTCATCTT GAATTTGAGAGATCTTTGTCTTGGAGGAACGTTGGCTCCTGATTTAGGGAAGCTGGCTTACATAAAATCTAT CATTTTACGCAATAATTCGTTTACCGGAAACATTCCGAAGGAGATTGCAGAGTTAATGGAGCTGGAGGTTTTGGACTTGGGATACAATAACTTTACTGGACCTTTCCCATCTGATTTCAGCAACAATCCGTCTCTTACCACTCT TTTACTTGACAATAACAGATTTCTTGGTTCCATATCTTCTGAACTCCATCAATTGAAGATGCTTTTGGAATGCCGGGTAGATCAGGATCAACTAACAGATGCCGCTTTCTGTATTAGCAGATCTATCAGCTG GAGCACTGCCAAACCTGAAGATGCAGCTCACCGTAGGCTGCAGCAGGTGGCAGATGACAAAGCACCGTCCAGATTCAGAAGGGCTAAAGAAAATGAACGCGGTTCATTACCAACTTCggcttcttcatcttcctcaccaCCACTTCATCAGCCTTCTTTACCACCTTCACAGCCATTTTCAGTCTCATTGCCACCATCAACATTTTCATCTTCACTGTCATTAGATTCCCCTTTACCATCACCATCATCTTCTCCTTCTGCATCTCCCTCAAGTAGTTTTCCGGCTCCTTCACCCTCACCTTTGGTAGCGCCAACTCCCGCCTCTCCAGTCCCAAGAAATCCACCAACAACTATTTTTCCACCACCAGAGTCCAGTCCAGAACCAATTCATTCCCCTTCTTTAAGTCCAAGTCAAGTGGCTCAAAGCAATTCCAATTCAAGGCATCGTGTAGTTATTATATGCGCAGGCGTTGTTGGGGGTTGTTTATTGATATTCCTTGCGGTTGTTGGCATTATTGTCGCCAGAAGCAGTAAAGTTGTTACTGTCAAGCCCTGGGCCACCGGGTTAAGTGGACAGTTGCAGAAAGCATTTGTCACAG GTGTACCAAAGCTGAACCGATCAGAACTTGAGGCAGCTTGCGAAGATTTCAGTAATGTAATTGGATCTCTCTCAGATGGCAACGTTTATAAGGGAACCCTTTCGAGTGGCGTTGAAATAGCTGTGACATCAATCATAATGGAATCTGCTGCAAACTGGACCAAAAGTTTGGAGGCTCAGTTTAGAAAGAAG ATAGAAACATTGTCCAAAGTAAACCACAAGAACTTTGTAAACCTTATCGGGTTTTGCGAAGAAGATAAACCATTCACAAGAATAATGGTTTTTGAGTATGCTCCAAATGGAACGCTTTTTGAGCATCTACACA TAAAAGAAGCAGAGCACTTGGACTGGGGAATGCGACTACGAATAGCCATGGGCATGGCATACTGTCTAGAGTACATGCACCAACTGAAACCACCTATAGTTCAGAAGAACTTGCAATCATCCTCTGTATACCTGACCGAAGACTACGCAGCCAAAATATCTGATTTTACCTTCTTGAATGAAGTGACAACAGCGAAGATGGGATCCGTTGACAAGAAGCTTTGCGATTCCATGTCCACAGATCCAGAAAGCAATGTCTACAGCTTCGGGGTAATATTGTTTGAAATGATCACCGGTAGGATTCCATACTCCGTGGAAAACGGTTCTCTTGAAGACTGGGCGTCACACTATCTGAAAGGAGATAAATCCTTGAGAGAAATAGTGGATCCTAGCCTAAACTCTTTCCAAGAAGAAGAGCTAAGCGAACTGTTTCGAGTGATAAAAGACTGCGTCCATCCTGACCCGAAACAAAGACCGACAATGACAGAGATCACGGGCAGGTTAAAGGTAATCACAGCCATGGGACCTGACGGAGCCACACCGAAACTATCACCTCTTTGGTGGGCAGAACTTGAAATTATGTCAACAGAAGGAAACTGA
- the LOC103418538 gene encoding ethylene-overproduction protein 1-like isoform X2: MKNTAHERKEKTQKQKPFSSIYFIGKQTPHWPIACFAASLSPEIYCHLDMRGLKILDRFTSTQVHAVNPTEPSNGKTHGGVSRAKFNSRLIKSFGSNSKPKTLSSGSGAEALLLPCGVPATDLLEPSIDPHLKPSDFVENLADLYRRLEGCSSQSERSLLCVEQYSLLSGHGDPKLLRRCLRAARQNAADVNDKVVLSAWLRFERREDELVGMAAMDCGGQVMECPKVALVNGVDPDLVSGHCQCGKDAAKAVSVPAFKGSECVGLDEEGSDVSFCIGDEEINCRRCKIASLSSPFEAMLYGSFKESKKGRIDFSENGISVKGMRAVEVYSRTRRLYLFSREIVVELLSFANRFCCEEMKSSCDAYLASSVDNIDDALVLIEYGLEEMAYLLVAACLQVLLRELPSSLHNSKAMKFLCSSKVRERLAMAGYGFLLYYFLSHVAMEESMVSNTTVMLLERLEECATQRWQKTLVLHQLGCVLLERRKYKEAQFHFLAAAKAGHVYSVAGVARTKYKQGQQYSAYTLMSSIINEYKPAGWMYQERALYNIGKEKILDLSTATELDPTLSFPYKYRAVANLEEKQIRAAILEIDKAVRFKLSPDCIELRAWFFIALEDYESALRDIRVLLTLEPNYMMFHGKVSGDYLVGLLSLRVKQLSEAECWMQLYDQWSSVDDIGSLAIIHQMLGHTPRKSLLQFRQSLLLLRLNCQKAAMRSLRLARNNSGSEHERLVYEGWILYDTGNREEALAKAEKSVHIQRSFEAFFLKAYVLADASLDSEASSHVIQLLEEALKCPSDGLRKGQALNNLGSIYVDCGKLDKAADCYVSALDIKHTRAHQGLARVYHLKNQRKAAYDEMTKLIEKAQSNASAYEKRSEYSDPEMTKNDLNMASQLDPLRTYPYRYRAAVLMDEQRETEAIEELTRAISFKPDLQMLHLRAAFHESIGDLSSALQDCQAALCMDPNHTDTIDLYNRARD; this comes from the exons atgAAGAATACAGCCcatgaaagaaaagagaaaacccAGAAGCAGAAGCCATTTTCTTCCATTTATTTTATCGGGAAACAAACACCACATTGGCCTATAGCCTGCTTCGCCGCCTCTCTATCTCCGGAg ATTTACTGCCATTTAGATATGCGAGGTCTGAAGATTTTAGACCGATTCACAAGCACACAAGTCCACGCTGTAAATCCCACCGAACCCTCCAATGGCAAAACCCATGGCGGCGTTTCGAGAGCTAAGTTTAATTCCCGTCTGATTAAGTCATTTGGGTCGAACTCAAAGCCCAAAACTTTGAGCTCGGGCTCTGGGGCTGAAGCTCTTCTGCTTCCCTGTGGAGTCCCAGCAACTGACCTCCTTGAGCCCTCCATAGACCCCCACCTTAAGCCCTCTGATTTCGTCGAAAACTTGGCCGACTTGTATCGCCGGTTGGAGGGATGTTCCTCTCAATCTGAAAGGTCATTGTTGTGCGTTGAGCAGTACTCTCTGTTGAGTGGTCATGGTGATCCCAAGCTGCTTCGACGGTGTCTGAGAGCTGCTCGACAGAATGCTGCTGATGTGAACGATAAGGTTGTGCTCTCGGCGTGGTTGAGGTTCGAGAGGAGGGAGGATGAGCTTGTGGGGATGGCGGCTATGGATTGTGGCGGGCAAGTTATGGAGTGTCCTAAGGTTGCTTTGGTGAATGGGGTTGATCCGGATTTGGTTTCGGGTCATTGCCAATGTGGGAAAGACGCTGCTAAAGCTGTTAGTGTGCCTGCTTTTAAGGGCAGTGAGTGTGTGGGTTTAGATGAGGAGGGAAGTGATGTTTCATTTTGTAtaggagatgaagaaattaattgtAGAAGGTGTAAAATTGCGTCGCTTTCTAGCCCTTTTGAAGCTATGTTGTATGGATCCTTTAAAGAATCGAAAAAGGGTAGGATTGATTTTTCAGAAAATGGGATATCTGTGAAGGGAATGAGAGCTGTGGAAGTGTATAGTAGGACTAGGAGGTTATACTTGTTTAGTCGTGAGATTGTTGTGGAGTTGCTTTCGTTTGCGAATAGGTTCTGTTGTGAGGAGATGAAGTCTTCTTGTGATGCTTATTTAGCTTCATCCGTCGACAACATTGATGATGCATTGGTTCTTATTGAATACGGTTTGGAGGAGATGGCATATCTTCTTGTAGCTGCCTGCTTGCAGGTGCTGCTGAGAGAGCTCCCAAGTTCTCTGCATAATTCAAAGGCGATGAAATTTCTTTGTAGCTCCAAGGTTAGGGAGAGATTGGCCATGGCAGGGTATGGTTTCTTATTGTATTATTTCTTAAGCCATGTGGCAATGGAGGAAAGTATGGTGTCAAACACAACTGTAATGTTATTGGAGAGGTTGGAAGAATGCGCAACGCAGAGGTGGCAGAAGACGCTTGTGTTGCATCAATTGGGTTGTGTTTTGCTTGAGAGAAGAAAGTATAAGGAGGCTCAGTTTCACTTTCTGGCTGCGGCTAAGGCAGGTCATGTCTATTCAGTGGCTGGTGTTGCAAGGACGAAGTACAAACAGGGGCAACAATATTCAGCGTATACGTTGATGAGCTCTATTATCAATGAGTATAAACCAGCCGGGTGGATGTACCAGGAACGCGCCCTCTACAATATCGGTAAGGAAAAGATTTTGGATTTGAGCACTGCAACTGAATTAGATCCCACTctttcatttccatataaataTAGAGCCGTTGCAAATTTGGAGGAGAAGCAAATTAGAGCAGCCATTTTGGAGATTGACAAAGCTGTTAGGTTTAAATTGTCGCCCGACTGTATTGAATTGCGGGCTTGGTTCTTCATTGCCCTTGAAGATTATGAAAGTGCTCTCAGAGACATTCGCGTTTTATTAACTTTGGAACCCAATTACATGATGTTTCATGGAAAGGTTAGTGGGGATTACTTGGTGGGGCTTCTCAGCCTTCGGGTTAAGCAGTTGAGTGAAGCTGAGTGCTGGATGCAACTATATGATCAATGGTCGTCTGTTGATGACATTGGATCTCTGGCTATCATACATCAGATGTTGGGACATACCCCTCGAAAGAGCCTCCTGCAGTTTCGGCAATCTTTACTCCTTTTACG GTTAAATTGTCAGAAGGCTGCAATGCGCAGTTTGCGGTTGGCAAGAAATAATTCTGGCTCTGAGCATGAGAGGCTGGTCTACGAAGGGTGGATTTTATATGACACCGGAAATCGTGAAGAAGCTCTTGCAAAGGCGGAAAAGTCCGTTCACATTCAGAGATCATTTGAAGCTTTTTTCCTTAAAGCGTATGTACTGGCAGATGCTAGCTTGGACTCTGAAGCATCATCTCATGTTATTCAACTGCTGGAGGAAGCTCTCAAGTGTCCTTCAGATGGTCTTCGTAAAGGACAA GCACTAAATAACTTGGGGAGTATATATGTAGATTGTGGTAAGCTGGACAAGGCTGCGGACTGCTATGTGAGTGCTCTTGACATCAAGCATACAAGAGCTCATCAAGGGTTGGCGCGTGTTTATCATCTTAAGAATCAACGAAAAGCTGCATATGATGAGATGACCAAACTCATAGAGAAGGCACAAAGTAATGCATCAGCATACGAGAAACGCTCAGAGTACAGTGATCCCGAGATGACTAAGAATGATCTCAATATGGCATCACAATTGGACCCATTGAGGACATACCCGTACAGATACAGGGCAGCAG TGCTGATGGatgaacaaagagagactgaaGCTATAGAAGAGCTTACAAGGGCCATATCTTTCAAGCCTGACTTGCAAATGCTTCATCTTCGAGCTGCATTTCACGAGTCAATTGGTGATTTGAGTTCTGCTCTCCAAGATTGTCAAGCTGCTCTCTGCATGGACCCCAACCACACAGACACTATCGATTTGTATAATCGAGCAAGGGATTGA
- the LOC103418538 gene encoding ethylene-overproduction protein 1-like isoform X1: MKNTAHERKEKTQKQKPFSSIYFIGKQTPHWPIACFAASLSPEKIYCHLDMRGLKILDRFTSTQVHAVNPTEPSNGKTHGGVSRAKFNSRLIKSFGSNSKPKTLSSGSGAEALLLPCGVPATDLLEPSIDPHLKPSDFVENLADLYRRLEGCSSQSERSLLCVEQYSLLSGHGDPKLLRRCLRAARQNAADVNDKVVLSAWLRFERREDELVGMAAMDCGGQVMECPKVALVNGVDPDLVSGHCQCGKDAAKAVSVPAFKGSECVGLDEEGSDVSFCIGDEEINCRRCKIASLSSPFEAMLYGSFKESKKGRIDFSENGISVKGMRAVEVYSRTRRLYLFSREIVVELLSFANRFCCEEMKSSCDAYLASSVDNIDDALVLIEYGLEEMAYLLVAACLQVLLRELPSSLHNSKAMKFLCSSKVRERLAMAGYGFLLYYFLSHVAMEESMVSNTTVMLLERLEECATQRWQKTLVLHQLGCVLLERRKYKEAQFHFLAAAKAGHVYSVAGVARTKYKQGQQYSAYTLMSSIINEYKPAGWMYQERALYNIGKEKILDLSTATELDPTLSFPYKYRAVANLEEKQIRAAILEIDKAVRFKLSPDCIELRAWFFIALEDYESALRDIRVLLTLEPNYMMFHGKVSGDYLVGLLSLRVKQLSEAECWMQLYDQWSSVDDIGSLAIIHQMLGHTPRKSLLQFRQSLLLLRLNCQKAAMRSLRLARNNSGSEHERLVYEGWILYDTGNREEALAKAEKSVHIQRSFEAFFLKAYVLADASLDSEASSHVIQLLEEALKCPSDGLRKGQALNNLGSIYVDCGKLDKAADCYVSALDIKHTRAHQGLARVYHLKNQRKAAYDEMTKLIEKAQSNASAYEKRSEYSDPEMTKNDLNMASQLDPLRTYPYRYRAAVLMDEQRETEAIEELTRAISFKPDLQMLHLRAAFHESIGDLSSALQDCQAALCMDPNHTDTIDLYNRARD; encoded by the exons atgAAGAATACAGCCcatgaaagaaaagagaaaacccAGAAGCAGAAGCCATTTTCTTCCATTTATTTTATCGGGAAACAAACACCACATTGGCCTATAGCCTGCTTCGCCGCCTCTCTATCTCCGGAg aAGATTTACTGCCATTTAGATATGCGAGGTCTGAAGATTTTAGACCGATTCACAAGCACACAAGTCCACGCTGTAAATCCCACCGAACCCTCCAATGGCAAAACCCATGGCGGCGTTTCGAGAGCTAAGTTTAATTCCCGTCTGATTAAGTCATTTGGGTCGAACTCAAAGCCCAAAACTTTGAGCTCGGGCTCTGGGGCTGAAGCTCTTCTGCTTCCCTGTGGAGTCCCAGCAACTGACCTCCTTGAGCCCTCCATAGACCCCCACCTTAAGCCCTCTGATTTCGTCGAAAACTTGGCCGACTTGTATCGCCGGTTGGAGGGATGTTCCTCTCAATCTGAAAGGTCATTGTTGTGCGTTGAGCAGTACTCTCTGTTGAGTGGTCATGGTGATCCCAAGCTGCTTCGACGGTGTCTGAGAGCTGCTCGACAGAATGCTGCTGATGTGAACGATAAGGTTGTGCTCTCGGCGTGGTTGAGGTTCGAGAGGAGGGAGGATGAGCTTGTGGGGATGGCGGCTATGGATTGTGGCGGGCAAGTTATGGAGTGTCCTAAGGTTGCTTTGGTGAATGGGGTTGATCCGGATTTGGTTTCGGGTCATTGCCAATGTGGGAAAGACGCTGCTAAAGCTGTTAGTGTGCCTGCTTTTAAGGGCAGTGAGTGTGTGGGTTTAGATGAGGAGGGAAGTGATGTTTCATTTTGTAtaggagatgaagaaattaattgtAGAAGGTGTAAAATTGCGTCGCTTTCTAGCCCTTTTGAAGCTATGTTGTATGGATCCTTTAAAGAATCGAAAAAGGGTAGGATTGATTTTTCAGAAAATGGGATATCTGTGAAGGGAATGAGAGCTGTGGAAGTGTATAGTAGGACTAGGAGGTTATACTTGTTTAGTCGTGAGATTGTTGTGGAGTTGCTTTCGTTTGCGAATAGGTTCTGTTGTGAGGAGATGAAGTCTTCTTGTGATGCTTATTTAGCTTCATCCGTCGACAACATTGATGATGCATTGGTTCTTATTGAATACGGTTTGGAGGAGATGGCATATCTTCTTGTAGCTGCCTGCTTGCAGGTGCTGCTGAGAGAGCTCCCAAGTTCTCTGCATAATTCAAAGGCGATGAAATTTCTTTGTAGCTCCAAGGTTAGGGAGAGATTGGCCATGGCAGGGTATGGTTTCTTATTGTATTATTTCTTAAGCCATGTGGCAATGGAGGAAAGTATGGTGTCAAACACAACTGTAATGTTATTGGAGAGGTTGGAAGAATGCGCAACGCAGAGGTGGCAGAAGACGCTTGTGTTGCATCAATTGGGTTGTGTTTTGCTTGAGAGAAGAAAGTATAAGGAGGCTCAGTTTCACTTTCTGGCTGCGGCTAAGGCAGGTCATGTCTATTCAGTGGCTGGTGTTGCAAGGACGAAGTACAAACAGGGGCAACAATATTCAGCGTATACGTTGATGAGCTCTATTATCAATGAGTATAAACCAGCCGGGTGGATGTACCAGGAACGCGCCCTCTACAATATCGGTAAGGAAAAGATTTTGGATTTGAGCACTGCAACTGAATTAGATCCCACTctttcatttccatataaataTAGAGCCGTTGCAAATTTGGAGGAGAAGCAAATTAGAGCAGCCATTTTGGAGATTGACAAAGCTGTTAGGTTTAAATTGTCGCCCGACTGTATTGAATTGCGGGCTTGGTTCTTCATTGCCCTTGAAGATTATGAAAGTGCTCTCAGAGACATTCGCGTTTTATTAACTTTGGAACCCAATTACATGATGTTTCATGGAAAGGTTAGTGGGGATTACTTGGTGGGGCTTCTCAGCCTTCGGGTTAAGCAGTTGAGTGAAGCTGAGTGCTGGATGCAACTATATGATCAATGGTCGTCTGTTGATGACATTGGATCTCTGGCTATCATACATCAGATGTTGGGACATACCCCTCGAAAGAGCCTCCTGCAGTTTCGGCAATCTTTACTCCTTTTACG GTTAAATTGTCAGAAGGCTGCAATGCGCAGTTTGCGGTTGGCAAGAAATAATTCTGGCTCTGAGCATGAGAGGCTGGTCTACGAAGGGTGGATTTTATATGACACCGGAAATCGTGAAGAAGCTCTTGCAAAGGCGGAAAAGTCCGTTCACATTCAGAGATCATTTGAAGCTTTTTTCCTTAAAGCGTATGTACTGGCAGATGCTAGCTTGGACTCTGAAGCATCATCTCATGTTATTCAACTGCTGGAGGAAGCTCTCAAGTGTCCTTCAGATGGTCTTCGTAAAGGACAA GCACTAAATAACTTGGGGAGTATATATGTAGATTGTGGTAAGCTGGACAAGGCTGCGGACTGCTATGTGAGTGCTCTTGACATCAAGCATACAAGAGCTCATCAAGGGTTGGCGCGTGTTTATCATCTTAAGAATCAACGAAAAGCTGCATATGATGAGATGACCAAACTCATAGAGAAGGCACAAAGTAATGCATCAGCATACGAGAAACGCTCAGAGTACAGTGATCCCGAGATGACTAAGAATGATCTCAATATGGCATCACAATTGGACCCATTGAGGACATACCCGTACAGATACAGGGCAGCAG TGCTGATGGatgaacaaagagagactgaaGCTATAGAAGAGCTTACAAGGGCCATATCTTTCAAGCCTGACTTGCAAATGCTTCATCTTCGAGCTGCATTTCACGAGTCAATTGGTGATTTGAGTTCTGCTCTCCAAGATTGTCAAGCTGCTCTCTGCATGGACCCCAACCACACAGACACTATCGATTTGTATAATCGAGCAAGGGATTGA
- the LOC103418528 gene encoding pentatricopeptide repeat-containing protein At2g30100, chloroplastic → MASAQGIASLTRLCFAVKRHRFIGRQGFSAQSCARGFPIFCKQQNPNLVIVKSSQVRDFRVFNSVQLDQFVTSEDEGEMGEGFFEAIEELERMAREPSDVLEEMNDRLSARELQLVLVYFSQEGRDSWCALEVFEWLRKENRVDKETMELMVSIMCSWVKKLIEGEHDIGDVVDLLVESDCVGLKPSFSMMEKVISLYWEMGEKEKAVFFVKEVLKRRIVYSEEDDTDGHKGGPTGYLAWKMMVEGNYGDSVKLVIHLRESGLKPEVYSYLIAMTAVVKELNELAKALRKLKGFARAGLVAEFDTENVGLIEKYQSDLIADGVQLSNWVIEEGSSSLHGVVHERLLAMYICSGRGLEAERQLWEMKLVGKEADADLYDIVLAICASQKEANAIRRLLTRTDVSSSLRKKKSLSWLLRGYIKGGHFDDAAETVIKMLDLGLHPEFLDRAAVLQGLQKRIQQSGGVDTYLKLCNRLSDANLIGPSLLYLFIKKYKLWIIKTL, encoded by the exons ATGGCCTCTGCTCAGGGGATTGCTTCGCTGACCCGGTTGTGTTTTGCGGTTAAACGGCACCGTTTTATCGGTCGCCAGGGTTTTTCGGCTCAATCTTGCGCTAGGGGTTTTCCCATATTCTGCAAACAACAAAACCCCAACTTGGTCATTGTGAAATCGAGCCAAGTTCGAGACTTTAGGGTTTTCAATTCGGTTCAATTGGACCAGTTCGTGACCAGCGAAGACGAGGGCGAAATGGGTGAAGGTTTCTTTGAGGCAATTGAGGAATTGGAGCGGATGGCAAGAGAGCCGTCCGATGTTCTTGAGGAAATGAACGACCGGTTGTCGGCCAGAGAGTTGCAGCTTGTGTTGGTGTACTTTTCTCAGGAGGGTAGGGACTCATGGTGTGCCCTTGAGGTGTTTGAGTGGCTCCGTAAGGAGAATCGGGTCGATAAGGAGACGATGGAGCTCATGGTTTCGATAATGTGTAGTTGGGTCAAGAAGTTGATTGAGGGGGAGCATGACATtggggatgtggtggaccttcTTGTGGAATCGGATTGTGTGGGTTTGAAGCCGAGTTTTAGCATGATGGAGAAGGTGATATCTTTGTACTGGGAGATGGGTGAGAAGGAAAAGGCGGTTTTCTTTGTGAAAGAGGTGTTAAAGCGCAGAATTGTTTATTCGGAGGAAGACGATACAGATGGGCATAAAGGAGGGCCGACTGGCTATCTTGCTTGGAAGATGATG GTTGAGGGTAACTATGGGGATTCAGTGAAGTTGGTGATTCATCTAAGAGAATCTGGGCTGAAGCCAGAGGTCTACAGTTACCTCATTGCAATGACAGCTGTGGTTAAGGAACTAAATGAACTTGCGAAGGCTTTGCGGAAGTTGAAGGGTTTTGCAAGGGCTGGGCTGGTAGCTGAATTTGATACAGAAAATGTTGGCCTTATTGAGAAGTATCAGTCAGATCTTATAGCTGATGGAGTACAACTGTCCAATTGGGTGATTGAGGAGGGAAGTTCTTCACTCCATGGGGTGGTTCATGAGAGGCTCCTGGCTATGTATATCTGCTCTGGACGTGGCCTTGAGGCCGAGAGGCAGTTGTGGGAAATGAAACTTGTTGGTAAAGAGGCGGATGCTGACCTCTATGACATAGTTTTAGCCATCTGTGCTTCCCAAAAGGAGGCCAATGCCATCAGACGGTTGCTTACTAGAACAGATGTTTCCAGCTCTCTGCGTAAAAAGAAAAGCCTATCATGGTTGCTAAGAGGTTACATTAAAGGGGGACATTTTGATGATGCTGCAGAAACAGTAATAAAAATGCTTGATTTGGGTTTGCACCCAGAGTTTTTGGATAGGGCAGCTGTGCTGCAGGGACTACAGAAAAGGATCCAACAATCTGGCGGTGTAGATACTTACCTCAAACTTTGCAACCGCCTCTCAGATGCCAATTTGATTGGGCCGTCTCTTCTATATCTGTTTATAAAGAAATATAAGCTATGGATCATAAAAACGCTTTAA